The following proteins are encoded in a genomic region of Streptomyces lunaelactis:
- a CDS encoding FAD binding domain-containing protein encodes MNQPLTLDEASAVVLDNDAELRAGGTDTTARRRGGVTRRASVQIPLLPALHGIARQADGTTRIGALTGVAELCADPGLQAGYPALTRTAGALATPQIRTAGTLGGNLLQHNRCWYYRNPHFSCYRDGGDGCPARTGVHPNAAVIDQGPCIAPHPSSIAIALLVHDAQVDIHERGTLSVADLYGDGSDPTRDHLLAPQEILTAVTLPAPVPGERAAYNRAISRAEAEWPLVEAVARVTVSDDVVTAVAVAAGGIAHTPLRLPEVEDALVGRRPTPEILLSAATAATERCSPLPQTRYKVELLRDTVLDVLEKAIGNAPVR; translated from the coding sequence GTGAACCAGCCCCTCACCCTCGACGAGGCCTCGGCAGTCGTGCTCGACAACGACGCGGAACTGCGCGCCGGCGGCACCGACACCACCGCCCGCCGGCGCGGCGGAGTCACTCGCAGGGCCTCCGTCCAGATTCCCCTGCTCCCCGCCCTGCACGGCATCGCCCGCCAAGCCGACGGGACCACGCGGATAGGAGCGCTGACCGGTGTGGCCGAGCTCTGTGCCGACCCCGGTCTCCAGGCCGGCTATCCCGCCCTGACCCGGACGGCGGGCGCCCTGGCCACGCCGCAGATCCGTACCGCCGGCACGCTGGGCGGCAACCTGCTCCAGCACAACCGCTGCTGGTACTACCGCAATCCCCACTTCAGTTGCTATCGCGACGGGGGCGACGGCTGTCCCGCGCGCACCGGGGTGCACCCCAACGCCGCGGTGATCGACCAAGGCCCCTGCATCGCACCGCACCCCTCATCCATCGCGATCGCCCTGCTCGTCCACGACGCCCAGGTCGACATTCACGAACGCGGGACCTTGAGCGTCGCCGACCTGTACGGCGACGGATCGGACCCCACCCGCGACCATCTGCTCGCTCCGCAGGAGATCCTCACCGCCGTCACCCTGCCGGCTCCGGTTCCCGGCGAACGGGCCGCCTACAACCGGGCCATCAGCCGCGCCGAGGCGGAATGGCCGCTCGTCGAAGCGGTGGCCCGCGTGACCGTCTCCGACGACGTCGTCACCGCGGTCGCCGTCGCGGCCGGCGGCATCGCCCACACCCCTCTGCGGCTGCCGGAAGTCGAGGACGCCCTGGTCGGGCGCAGACCGACCCCCGAGATCCTCCTCAGCGCCGCGACCGCGGCCACCGAACGCTGCTCGCCCCTGCCGCAGACCCGCTACAAGGTGGAGCTGCTCCGGGACACCGTGCTCGACGTTCTCGAAAAAGCGATCGGGAATGCACCGGTCCGCTGA
- a CDS encoding ROK family transcriptional regulator: MTARPANAHQARLLRLLRDGGPNSRAQLGDQVDLSRSKLAVEVDRLLETGLVVADGLAASRGGRRSHNIRLAPALRFLGVDIGATSIDVAVTNAELEVLGHVNQPMDVREGPVAVFEQVLSMAAKLRASGLAEGFDGAGIGVPGPVRFPEGVPVAPPIMPGWDGFPVREALSQDLGCPVMVDNDVNLMAMGEQHAGVARSVGDFLCVKIGTGIGCGIVVGGEVYRGTTGSAGDIGHIQVEPDGRACACGNRGCLEAHFSGAALARDAEDAARSGRSEELAARLETAGKLTAVDVAAAAAAGDATSLDLIREGGNRVGQVIAGLVSFFNPGLVVIGGGVTGLGHTLLASVRTQVYRQSLPLATGNLPIVLGELGPTAGVIGAARLISDHLFSPA, translated from the coding sequence ATGACCGCTCGACCCGCCAACGCGCACCAGGCGCGACTGCTCAGGCTGTTGCGCGACGGCGGGCCCAACTCCCGTGCCCAGCTCGGCGACCAGGTTGATCTGTCCCGCTCCAAGCTTGCGGTGGAGGTGGACCGGCTGCTCGAGACCGGGCTCGTGGTCGCGGACGGACTGGCCGCATCCCGCGGCGGACGCCGTTCCCACAACATCCGGCTCGCGCCCGCGCTGCGCTTCCTCGGCGTCGACATCGGCGCCACCTCGATCGATGTGGCCGTCACCAACGCGGAGCTCGAGGTGCTCGGCCACGTCAACCAGCCCATGGACGTACGCGAGGGCCCGGTCGCCGTCTTCGAGCAGGTGCTGTCGATGGCGGCCAAGCTCAGGGCCTCCGGACTCGCCGAAGGTTTCGACGGCGCGGGCATCGGAGTCCCAGGACCGGTCCGCTTCCCCGAGGGCGTGCCGGTCGCACCCCCGATCATGCCCGGCTGGGACGGCTTCCCGGTCCGCGAGGCGCTGAGCCAGGACCTCGGCTGCCCCGTCATGGTCGACAACGACGTGAATCTGATGGCGATGGGGGAGCAGCACGCGGGCGTCGCCCGCTCCGTGGGCGACTTCCTCTGCGTCAAGATCGGTACGGGCATCGGCTGCGGCATCGTCGTCGGCGGAGAGGTCTACCGCGGTACGACGGGCAGCGCCGGCGACATCGGCCACATCCAGGTCGAACCGGACGGCCGCGCCTGCGCCTGCGGCAACAGGGGCTGCCTGGAAGCCCACTTCAGCGGTGCCGCGCTCGCCCGCGACGCCGAGGACGCGGCGCGCTCCGGCCGTTCGGAGGAGCTCGCCGCCCGGCTCGAGACGGCCGGGAAGCTCACGGCCGTCGACGTCGCCGCCGCGGCGGCCGCGGGCGACGCCACCTCACTCGACCTCATCCGCGAGGGCGGCAACCGCGTCGGCCAGGTCATCGCCGGGCTCGTCAGCTTCTTCAACCCGGGTCTTGTGGTGATCGGCGGCGGCGTGACCGGCCTCGGCCACACGCTGCTGGCCAGCGTACGCACCCAGGTCTACCGGCAGTCACTGCCGCTGGCCACCGGCAATCTGCCCATCGTGCTGGGCGAGTTGGGACCGACCGCCGGAGTGATCGGCGCGGCCCGGCTCATCAGCGACCACCTGTTCTCGCCGGCCTGA